The following are encoded together in the Paraburkholderia sp. BL10I2N1 genome:
- a CDS encoding AraC family transcriptional regulator, whose protein sequence is MQLATPHLTSNLTPQVGRRVSLRSSAALGWQGFGVEMLGIPAGEHRIPATTHHRIGVHVGTPVKARCLCDGRRVARIQAHGDADVIPAGLDGVWTDESDCTILRIWISDEFARTTAGQLHLNPARAHIRPQFQLRDRRLHYLVWALRAELEAEEASDALYAESLCTAVVVRLLEGAPEPDNRRRSLAPNAAARVIDFIESNIDKHLTLAELAALVDFSVPHFKVLFRETLGMPVHQYVIHRRVERAKTLLLQGRLSVTQIALEAGFAHQSHMAHWVQRLLGATPREIVKSGRDGLDDHRILPAGKA, encoded by the coding sequence ATGCAACTCGCGACGCCGCATCTCACGTCGAATCTCACACCGCAAGTCGGTCGCAGAGTCAGCCTGCGTTCCAGCGCGGCACTCGGCTGGCAGGGGTTCGGCGTCGAAATGCTGGGCATCCCGGCTGGCGAGCACCGGATTCCTGCGACCACGCATCACAGGATAGGCGTACACGTCGGTACGCCCGTCAAGGCACGATGCCTGTGCGACGGTCGCCGCGTCGCCCGCATTCAGGCGCATGGCGACGCCGACGTCATCCCCGCTGGCCTCGACGGCGTGTGGACCGACGAGTCGGACTGCACGATTCTGCGCATCTGGATCAGCGATGAATTCGCACGCACGACGGCCGGGCAACTGCACCTGAATCCGGCGCGTGCGCACATCAGGCCACAGTTCCAGCTACGTGACAGGCGTCTGCACTATCTCGTCTGGGCGTTGCGCGCCGAACTCGAAGCTGAGGAAGCATCGGATGCGCTCTATGCGGAGAGTCTGTGCACGGCGGTGGTCGTGAGGCTGCTGGAAGGGGCGCCCGAACCCGACAACCGCCGGCGCTCGCTCGCCCCCAACGCGGCGGCGCGTGTCATCGACTTCATCGAAAGCAATATCGACAAACATCTGACGCTCGCCGAACTGGCTGCGCTGGTCGACTTCAGCGTGCCGCACTTCAAGGTGTTGTTTCGCGAGACGCTCGGCATGCCGGTCCATCAGTACGTGATCCATCGAAGGGTCGAGCGCGCGAAAACCCTGTTATTGCAGGGCCGTTTGAGCGTGACGCAGATCGCGCTTGAAGCGGGCTTTGCGCATCAGAGTCACATGGCGCACTGGGTCCAGCGGCTGCTCGGCGCGACCCCGCGCGAGATAGTGAAGAGCGGACGCGATGGTCTCGATGACCATCGGATCCTCCCGGCAGGCAAGGCTTAG
- a CDS encoding NAD(P)H-binding protein encodes MYVIFGASGKAGQVAVKRLRDAGQSVRAVVRTVDQGRMFAALGCEVVVADLLNRDSVASAIQGAHSVQMLCPVPSAHPDPERAMRDMIDVAADALSANPPRHVLAISDYGAELDAGSGITLLFHYLEERLKRAVPHLTLLRSAEHMQNWARVSPVALSTGVLPSFHHPLTKRFPTVSAHDVGEAGAALLLEGAPDPQVRVVSIEGPARPCALDVARSLGEAAGREIVAHELPRDQWTSTLLRAGLSEHHARLITDLYDSHNAGYIDVETNATKRRFGSTSLAEVFATILAQNAPAAAR; translated from the coding sequence ATGTACGTCATATTCGGAGCATCCGGCAAGGCAGGACAAGTCGCCGTAAAACGTCTTCGCGATGCGGGCCAGTCCGTGCGCGCGGTCGTGCGGACTGTGGATCAGGGCCGAATGTTCGCTGCGTTGGGATGTGAAGTGGTGGTTGCGGACCTGCTGAATCGCGACTCCGTCGCGAGCGCCATCCAGGGCGCGCACTCGGTGCAGATGCTGTGCCCCGTACCGTCGGCTCATCCGGATCCCGAACGCGCGATGCGTGACATGATCGACGTTGCTGCCGACGCATTGAGTGCAAATCCGCCCCGACACGTGCTTGCGATATCGGATTACGGGGCTGAACTCGACGCCGGTAGCGGCATCACGCTGCTCTTCCATTACCTCGAGGAACGGCTGAAACGCGCCGTGCCGCATCTGACGCTGCTCCGCTCGGCCGAGCATATGCAGAACTGGGCACGCGTGTCCCCGGTTGCGCTCTCGACAGGCGTGCTGCCGAGTTTTCACCACCCGCTGACCAAACGATTCCCGACGGTGTCGGCGCATGACGTCGGCGAGGCGGGCGCGGCGCTGCTGCTCGAAGGCGCGCCGGATCCGCAAGTGCGCGTCGTGAGCATTGAAGGACCCGCGCGGCCTTGCGCCCTCGATGTGGCACGCTCGCTTGGCGAAGCGGCAGGCCGGGAGATCGTCGCGCATGAACTGCCGCGCGATCAGTGGACATCGACGCTGCTACGCGCAGGCCTGAGCGAGCATCATGCGCGACTGATTACCGACCTCTACGACTCACACAACGCGGGTTATATCGACGTCGAAACGAACGCCACCAAACGACGTTTCGGATCGACGTCACTGGCGGAAGTATTCGCCACCATCCTCGCGCAAAACGCACCTGCAGCGGCGCGATAA
- a CDS encoding S53 family peptidase: MTETHVELPGSRRPSKSDARRLRDVDPHAHIEVTITLKAPALPDVTAASEPALTPEEFAQRYGAASGDVHTVEAVLRGYGLTTEELAPDRRSLRMSGTAAAMESAFHPGLGIYHNAEQGEFRGREGTLKVPAELAGIVTGVFGLDQRRVAHRRSAQPAESMGRPLTPAQLEVLYNFPSGDCAGQSVAIAEFGAPLQSGSFLAPAYLADDVRAFCAAQGRALPNIEIVSVDLSPLTAAQLHSLPANVGNVVLDETGEVMMDVEIVAALCANATVYVYFASFDQKGWVDLLTQVASGQPATPVCLSISYGLAEDSPDWSAAALQAINNGLQAAALQGITVCVSAGDDGSGANMSGAQAHVEFPASSPNVLAIGGTMLTGSAASEVVWWESPGRRTTKGGGATGGGVSTLFARPGWQSVSVPSLNRGGIDGRVVPDVAALAGPPLYNLILDGQPSPNGGTSASAPLWASLIARINAALPADKRQRFIAPLLYAQDADGKPQGQSACRDITSGQNASHPKPGKGYSAGPGYDAVTGWGVPDGKALLAALTRA, translated from the coding sequence ATGACTGAAACCCATGTCGAGTTACCCGGCAGTCGTCGCCCGTCGAAGAGCGACGCGCGGCGATTGCGCGATGTCGATCCGCACGCGCATATCGAAGTCACGATCACTTTGAAGGCTCCCGCATTGCCGGATGTTACGGCGGCATCGGAACCGGCATTGACTCCGGAGGAATTCGCACAACGTTATGGTGCAGCATCCGGGGATGTTCACACGGTTGAGGCCGTGCTGCGAGGATACGGCCTGACGACCGAGGAACTGGCCCCGGACCGGCGCAGCCTCAGGATGAGCGGAACAGCCGCCGCAATGGAGTCAGCATTCCATCCGGGTCTCGGGATTTATCACAACGCCGAGCAGGGCGAATTTCGCGGCCGCGAGGGGACGCTGAAGGTACCCGCGGAGCTAGCCGGGATCGTGACCGGTGTGTTTGGCCTGGACCAGCGCCGGGTGGCGCATCGTCGATCTGCGCAACCGGCGGAATCCATGGGAAGGCCACTCACGCCGGCGCAGCTGGAGGTCCTCTACAACTTTCCGTCGGGCGATTGCGCTGGCCAGAGCGTTGCCATCGCGGAATTCGGTGCTCCGCTTCAGTCGGGCTCCTTTCTCGCACCGGCCTATCTTGCTGACGACGTCAGGGCATTCTGCGCTGCGCAGGGCAGGGCGCTACCGAACATCGAGATCGTATCCGTCGACCTTTCGCCGCTTACTGCCGCGCAACTTCACAGCCTGCCAGCGAACGTGGGCAACGTAGTGTTGGACGAGACGGGCGAAGTGATGATGGACGTGGAAATTGTCGCGGCATTGTGTGCAAATGCAACCGTCTACGTCTACTTTGCCAGCTTCGATCAGAAGGGCTGGGTTGATCTGCTAACCCAGGTGGCGTCGGGTCAGCCTGCCACCCCGGTGTGCCTCTCGATCAGCTATGGCCTGGCCGAAGACTCGCCGGACTGGTCCGCAGCGGCCCTGCAGGCAATCAACAATGGACTGCAGGCGGCCGCTCTGCAGGGCATTACGGTGTGCGTCTCGGCCGGAGACGATGGCTCGGGAGCAAACATGAGCGGGGCTCAGGCCCACGTGGAATTCCCGGCATCGAGTCCCAATGTGCTCGCTATTGGGGGAACGATGCTGACAGGCAGCGCCGCTTCAGAAGTTGTGTGGTGGGAGTCACCGGGAAGGCGAACCACGAAAGGGGGAGGCGCGACTGGTGGCGGCGTCAGCACCTTGTTTGCGCGGCCTGGATGGCAGAGCGTGAGCGTTCCTTCGCTCAACCGGGGCGGTATCGACGGCCGGGTCGTGCCAGATGTCGCAGCACTCGCCGGCCCTCCGCTCTACAATCTGATCCTCGACGGACAACCGTCGCCAAATGGCGGGACGAGCGCCTCGGCGCCCCTGTGGGCTTCGTTGATTGCCCGGATCAATGCAGCATTGCCCGCTGACAAACGACAGCGTTTCATCGCCCCTCTGCTGTACGCGCAAGACGCCGATGGCAAGCCACAGGGGCAGTCGGCGTGCCGGGACATTACCAGCGGCCAGAACGCGTCTCATCCAAAACCTGGCAAGGGATATTCAGCCGGCCCAGGCTATGACGCAGTGACGGGTTGGGGCGTACCGGACGGCAAAGCCTTGCTCGCTGCATTGACAAGGGCTTAG
- a CDS encoding four-helix bundle copper-binding protein, whose protein sequence is MNPEAYQPCIDACDACAAACARCASACLEEPGIAVLAKCIRLDIDCASLCRLTSAALARQSRFAPEFCALCARICDECADECAGHAPEHCGTCSDACRMCAEACRTI, encoded by the coding sequence ATGAACCCCGAAGCCTATCAACCCTGTATCGATGCATGCGATGCATGTGCCGCCGCTTGCGCGCGCTGCGCATCCGCATGCCTTGAAGAACCCGGCATTGCGGTCCTGGCAAAGTGCATTCGGCTCGACATCGATTGCGCGTCGCTATGCCGGCTTACGTCGGCCGCGCTGGCGCGACAGAGCCGTTTCGCCCCTGAGTTCTGTGCGCTTTGCGCGCGGATCTGCGACGAGTGTGCAGACGAATGCGCAGGTCATGCACCCGAGCACTGCGGTACATGTAGCGACGCGTGCCGGATGTGCGCAGAGGCGTGCCGAACAATCTGA
- a CDS encoding YfiR family protein, whose translation MHARVCWAAARRAVALTPGGAAAFAAQTASGRHGWAAPLRHALLAVACALAAAAAAHLGTPAIAAGPASDTPASTTSRADPTISPRDAAVRQVVLGIISFTHWPTPATRLRLCVTGRPDYAHGLVDTLQAGSTPVDAQFIGFDDPAIGAACDVVYFGDLSDDERQQARAALAGHPVLTIAEHNPSCTTGSMFCLNVDDEPITFDINLDAVARSGVRVQPSVLKLARRPLTP comes from the coding sequence ATGCATGCGAGAGTGTGCTGGGCGGCTGCCCGTCGTGCGGTCGCATTGACACCAGGCGGCGCGGCGGCGTTCGCGGCGCAGACGGCGTCCGGTCGGCATGGCTGGGCCGCGCCGCTTCGTCACGCCTTGCTCGCAGTGGCTTGTGCGCTGGCCGCGGCAGCGGCCGCGCACCTCGGGACACCCGCCATTGCAGCCGGTCCAGCCAGCGACACGCCCGCCAGCACCACGAGCCGCGCCGATCCCACCATTTCGCCGCGCGACGCTGCCGTGCGTCAGGTCGTGCTAGGGATCATCAGTTTCACGCACTGGCCGACGCCGGCCACCCGCCTGCGCCTGTGCGTGACGGGCCGGCCTGACTACGCGCACGGCCTCGTCGACACGCTGCAGGCTGGCTCGACGCCGGTCGACGCGCAGTTCATCGGCTTTGATGATCCTGCCATCGGCGCAGCCTGCGACGTCGTCTATTTCGGCGACCTGAGCGACGATGAAAGGCAGCAAGCCAGAGCCGCCCTGGCCGGCCATCCAGTCCTGACCATCGCGGAACACAACCCGTCCTGCACGACCGGCAGCATGTTCTGCCTCAATGTCGATGACGAACCCATCACGTTCGACATCAATCTCGACGCCGTGGCGCGCAGCGGCGTACGGGTTCAGCCGAGTGTGCTCAAGCTCGCCCGGCGACCACTGACGCCATGA
- a CDS encoding diguanylate cyclase, with product MRQPAPPGSPPRPTLQSVLRRAHLRLAFVAVAMAAVSLIVVAVIALRAYAGNNLNLLARSLGYTVEAALVFGDRIAAAEAIGLIANKEDVAEVIVTDGKGLPFAAWQLPVHSAIARFEREVAGIALPGPVTTMVLHDGIVVGQVEVRGQGSQFFGFLLGGIGGILAGLAISVLGAYVSSQRLLRNIIAPLRALAGVAHAVRRERAFEQRVEPVAIAELNQLGDDFNALLDELEEWQNTLREENASLEYQANHDALTGLPNRVQFESRLERALSRAAETGQRVALLYLDCDRFKEVNDCLGHEAGDAVLIGIAARVRAQMPEADLVARLGGDEFAAMLAPMREVASAGRIAEGVLATMAPTIVLPDGRTVAITMSIGVAVYPDHATDAIGLMRAADAAMYRAKRARPGSWQFAESVAGQA from the coding sequence ATGAGACAGCCTGCGCCTCCCGGCTCCCCTCCGCGCCCGACGCTGCAAAGCGTGTTGCGCCGCGCGCACTTGCGCCTGGCGTTCGTCGCTGTCGCGATGGCCGCCGTGTCACTGATCGTGGTCGCGGTGATCGCGCTACGTGCCTATGCCGGCAATAATCTGAACCTGCTGGCCCGCTCGCTCGGCTATACGGTCGAGGCGGCGCTGGTGTTCGGCGACCGCATCGCTGCGGCCGAGGCGATCGGGCTGATCGCCAACAAAGAGGATGTGGCCGAGGTCATCGTCACTGATGGCAAGGGCCTGCCGTTCGCGGCGTGGCAGTTGCCCGTCCACAGCGCGATCGCCAGATTCGAGCGGGAGGTCGCCGGCATTGCGCTGCCGGGACCCGTCACCACGATGGTGCTGCATGACGGCATCGTCGTCGGTCAGGTCGAAGTGCGCGGCCAGGGGAGCCAGTTCTTCGGCTTCCTGCTTGGCGGCATCGGCGGGATCCTGGCCGGCCTCGCCATCAGCGTGCTCGGCGCCTATGTGAGCTCGCAGCGCCTGCTGCGCAACATCATCGCGCCACTACGCGCGCTGGCCGGGGTCGCCCACGCGGTGCGGCGCGAGCGCGCGTTCGAGCAGCGGGTCGAGCCCGTAGCGATCGCGGAACTGAACCAGCTCGGCGACGACTTCAACGCCTTGCTCGATGAACTCGAAGAATGGCAAAACACCCTGCGCGAAGAAAACGCTTCGCTCGAATACCAGGCCAACCACGACGCCCTGACGGGCCTGCCCAACCGTGTGCAGTTCGAGTCGCGCCTCGAGCGCGCCCTCAGCCGGGCCGCAGAGACGGGCCAGCGGGTTGCCCTGTTATATCTCGACTGTGACCGTTTCAAGGAGGTCAACGACTGTCTCGGCCATGAAGCCGGCGACGCAGTACTGATCGGCATCGCGGCGCGGGTGCGCGCGCAGATGCCCGAGGCCGATCTGGTCGCGCGCCTGGGCGGCGACGAGTTCGCCGCGATGCTGGCGCCAATGCGCGAGGTGGCCAGCGCCGGCCGTATCGCCGAGGGCGTACTGGCCACCATGGCGCCAACGATCGTCTTGCCCGATGGTCGCACGGTGGCCATCACGATGAGCATCGGCGTTGCGGTGTATCCCGATCATGCGACCGACGCAATCGGCTTGATGCGCGCCGCCGATGCCGCGATGTACCGGGCCAAGCGCGCGCGGCCGGGCTCGTGGCAGTTTGCCGAAAGCGTCGCCGGACAGGCTTGA
- a CDS encoding OmpA family protein, with product MRQLFPAGISRVGIGSALLFCMLLGGCKTPPLYRGLTQTQVQALKSEGFDETEQGFEFGSSEPILFDFDRYDLKPDVRRTVEHIGHTLVSVGLTSVRVYGYTDRVGTDAYNVRLSKRRAETVANELIDTGLPAGSVDTIGRGKLDPVGDNRTAAGRAQNRRAAIVISPR from the coding sequence ATGAGACAGTTGTTTCCAGCAGGCATTTCGCGGGTGGGCATTGGGAGCGCACTGCTCTTCTGTATGCTGCTCGGGGGCTGCAAGACGCCGCCGCTCTACCGCGGCCTGACCCAGACGCAGGTCCAGGCGCTCAAGTCGGAAGGATTCGACGAGACCGAGCAGGGCTTCGAGTTCGGCTCCAGCGAACCGATCCTGTTCGACTTCGACCGCTACGATCTCAAGCCTGACGTCCGCCGGACCGTCGAGCATATCGGCCACACGCTCGTGTCGGTGGGGCTGACCAGCGTGCGCGTCTATGGGTACACCGACCGGGTGGGCACGGATGCCTACAACGTCCGGTTATCGAAGCGCCGTGCCGAGACCGTGGCGAACGAACTGATCGACACCGGACTTCCTGCCGGCAGCGTGGACACCATCGGGAGAGGCAAGCTCGACCCGGTGGGCGACAATCGCACGGCCGCCGGCCGGGCCCAGAACCGCCGCGCGGCGATCGTCATCTCGCCGCGTTGA
- a CDS encoding MFS transporter, with protein MTAAPIPAVIVPPRPAWRSLLWLIPLTVLWIALIYWQPVIPASGVPTTAHQLTAHAFIALGLWLGLESADLTPGQCRTTWLAVMIPYTLWFALAWSAAINGVFRIDASPPPVPLLPLAIFLPVIIGAPLLLLSKRVGQVLDAMPATWLVALQLYRVFGSWALAAWLNGVLPGVFALPAGIGDVLTGLFAVPAAIAVASGTAQGRKAAIAWNILGLADFAVAITLGIVTTPGRFQLIVPGVQSIGAGAYPYVLTPVFVVPSSILLHALSLRQLIRRRAG; from the coding sequence ATGACCGCCGCCCCGATTCCCGCTGTTATCGTCCCGCCGCGTCCCGCGTGGCGCAGCCTGCTTTGGCTCATCCCGCTGACGGTCCTGTGGATTGCGTTGATCTACTGGCAGCCGGTTATCCCGGCTAGCGGCGTTCCGACCACGGCCCACCAGCTTACGGCCCACGCGTTTATCGCGCTCGGTTTGTGGCTCGGCCTCGAAAGCGCGGACCTGACGCCGGGCCAATGCCGCACAACCTGGCTGGCGGTCATGATCCCCTACACGCTTTGGTTCGCGCTCGCCTGGAGCGCGGCGATCAATGGCGTCTTTCGCATCGACGCTTCACCCCCACCTGTGCCGTTGCTGCCGTTGGCAATCTTCCTGCCGGTGATCATCGGCGCGCCGCTGCTACTGTTGTCGAAGCGGGTGGGGCAGGTGCTCGATGCGATGCCGGCGACGTGGCTCGTCGCTCTTCAGCTTTACCGCGTATTCGGCAGCTGGGCTCTCGCTGCCTGGCTGAATGGGGTGCTGCCCGGCGTGTTCGCGTTACCGGCTGGAATTGGCGATGTGCTGACCGGCCTGTTCGCCGTGCCGGCGGCAATCGCCGTGGCGAGCGGTACGGCTCAAGGGCGGAAGGCGGCGATCGCCTGGAACATTCTCGGCCTCGCCGACTTCGCCGTCGCGATTACCTTGGGGATAGTTACCACGCCCGGGCGGTTCCAGTTGATCGTTCCTGGCGTGCAGAGCATCGGCGCCGGCGCTTATCCGTATGTGCTGACCCCTGTTTTTGTAGTGCCAAGCTCGATCCTGCTGCACGCGCTGTCGCTGCGCCAGTTGATCCGGCGACGCGCCGGCTGA
- a CDS encoding class I SAM-dependent methyltransferase, which produces MTDAFDGVRDHYRATGLTGRLKIALTVLGPEDQRLTPQQLGALDQFHTRGLAATAELARLAGITADMSVLDVGSGVGGPARFLAATYGCRMTGIDLSEPFVDAARYLTQRTGQSEQVSFHAASALELPFDDSCFDVVLLQHVAMNIADRARLYREIERVLKPGGRFATFDVVANGSEPYYPVPWARTPATSFLLTADATLEAIEQAGFRTLAWQDDTEAAKAWITQLRASGPPPSLNLGVVMGPDFAQLSTNLGRNLMEGRLGIFTAVFEAAPTKMRINTENGS; this is translated from the coding sequence ATGACCGATGCATTTGATGGCGTGCGCGATCACTATCGCGCGACCGGCCTGACCGGGCGGCTGAAGATCGCGCTCACGGTCCTTGGGCCGGAGGATCAGCGGCTCACGCCGCAGCAACTGGGCGCCCTCGACCAGTTTCACACCCGTGGACTTGCTGCCACCGCCGAGCTTGCCAGACTGGCCGGGATCACCGCCGACATGTCGGTGCTGGACGTCGGTTCGGGCGTTGGCGGGCCGGCCCGGTTTCTGGCTGCAACCTATGGTTGCCGGATGACGGGTATTGACCTCAGCGAACCGTTCGTGGATGCCGCACGCTATCTCACCCAGCGCACGGGGCAGAGCGAACAGGTGTCGTTTCATGCCGCCAGCGCGCTCGAACTACCCTTCGACGATAGCTGTTTCGACGTCGTATTGCTGCAGCACGTGGCGATGAACATCGCCGATCGCGCACGACTTTACCGGGAGATCGAACGCGTGCTGAAGCCAGGCGGCAGGTTTGCGACGTTCGACGTCGTCGCAAACGGCAGCGAACCGTACTACCCCGTTCCCTGGGCGCGAACGCCGGCAACAAGTTTTCTCCTGACGGCCGATGCAACGCTCGAGGCGATCGAACAAGCAGGTTTCCGCACGCTGGCATGGCAAGACGACACCGAGGCCGCCAAGGCCTGGATCACCCAACTGCGTGCGTCGGGGCCGCCACCTTCACTAAATCTTGGCGTGGTGATGGGGCCGGACTTCGCACAGCTTTCCACCAACCTGGGGCGAAATCTCATGGAAGGCCGACTCGGTATTTTCACTGCGGTGTTCGAGGCCGCGCCCACGAAGATGCGGATTAACACGGAGAACGGCTCATGA
- a CDS encoding LysR family transcriptional regulator has protein sequence MKQNFTVRQGALDGVEVFLSVAQHRSFRRAAAELGVTPSAVSQTVRVLEARIGSALFIRTTRSVGLTEAGERFLSRAKPAFEELVAASQVARGLGQRPAGLLRLSVPRAVVPLLLEPLIASFCQAYPEIEVEIVASKELVDLAAEGFDAGIRLGQFVAADMVAVPMTPPFRLVIVGSPAYFAGRPPPKRMDDLRQHACLRWRRSDGALAPWSFNDDGRAIEIAVSGPLIAHDFPTMLGAAVEGIGLAQLPEPMAAEGLRAGKLVHVLEPFAPVMPGVFLCYPSRRQIMPKLRAFIDHVKSRPAGQGKVPRTR, from the coding sequence ATGAAGCAGAACTTCACAGTCAGGCAGGGCGCGCTCGATGGCGTGGAGGTGTTCCTGAGCGTTGCCCAGCATCGCAGTTTTCGCCGGGCAGCCGCAGAACTCGGGGTGACGCCGTCGGCCGTCAGCCAGACGGTGCGTGTACTTGAAGCGCGCATTGGATCGGCGCTCTTCATCCGTACCACGCGCAGCGTCGGCCTGACCGAAGCGGGCGAACGGTTTCTTTCGCGCGCAAAGCCTGCCTTCGAGGAGCTGGTCGCCGCCAGTCAGGTTGCGCGCGGACTCGGCCAGCGGCCCGCCGGATTGTTGCGACTTTCCGTGCCGCGCGCGGTGGTGCCATTGCTGCTGGAACCCCTGATTGCATCCTTCTGCCAGGCTTATCCCGAGATCGAAGTGGAGATCGTCGCAAGCAAGGAGTTGGTCGATCTTGCAGCGGAAGGGTTCGACGCCGGCATCCGGCTGGGTCAGTTCGTCGCCGCCGACATGGTCGCGGTGCCGATGACGCCCCCGTTTCGTCTCGTCATCGTCGGCAGCCCGGCCTACTTCGCAGGCCGCCCCCCTCCCAAACGCATGGACGATCTGCGCCAGCATGCATGCTTGCGATGGCGGCGATCCGACGGTGCGCTCGCGCCGTGGTCATTCAACGACGACGGCCGCGCGATCGAGATCGCCGTATCGGGCCCTCTGATCGCCCATGATTTTCCCACCATGCTGGGTGCGGCAGTCGAAGGTATAGGCCTTGCCCAGCTACCTGAGCCGATGGCCGCTGAAGGTCTGAGAGCGGGAAAATTGGTGCACGTGCTGGAGCCGTTCGCGCCGGTGATGCCGGGTGTGTTTCTTTGCTATCCAAGCCGTCGGCAGATCATGCCGAAGCTGCGTGCGTTCATCGATCACGTGAAGAGCCGCCCGGCAGGCCAGGGCAAAGTCCCGCGTACACGATGA